Proteins encoded in a region of the Anopheles aquasalis chromosome 2, idAnoAquaMG_Q_19, whole genome shotgun sequence genome:
- the LOC126572638 gene encoding solute carrier organic anion transporter family member 1C1: protein MIRPASLMRANEESQPRIEARASNIEQDSIDCGVTACSCCNGPGCLRMGTSTMFIVALSIVTFVSGGIEGYFRLAAHQAAIELSFDPIVLDWLLVTAGIAQGVFALLVSYWGNRLHRISWLGGIFMLQAVTLIVLIIPTLTHNSDENSTIEAPQMDKLCRLEESAKLVTDQPYAITTLVLMFIAQLLIGISNVAIYSLGISYLDDNVREHHSPGLIGCAIGARIWGTQLGLAVGLIVGATELSWWLGWTILAPITFLAGFAISLFPKRLLATMVRQAADDIIETATSNSAQSLTTLPDKWLADITLWATLKRVFSNKILVCNVLALVFIQTGLVNFHSHEQSYLQSRFFLPTSNADGINDEWTSRLITNLLKPPVVALTVVVAALVIAKVNPSARKLAGWNIFVGILSVGLFIAFIFISCEEEQIAGAYRGRKLIKPFCASNCVCAENIPFTPVCPQDSRFTYFSPCHAGCQDREEINNVVTYRNCTCGVDLDIVSPGELATEGACGIGDCQQHWIVFQVLTVIVTMLLASGLVGKVIITLRSVLRQDKAMALAVELTLVGLVVYLPGMVIYQVVATHTCQFWSSDERQCFLHETPTFGNILNMITAAFIIIGLIFEMIVFYFVSDMTLYGDDPDDAYRPVEMRRFMAPARTHTQTELVPLNGGTADTIDRSTVSDTIVQSATLIADDVPLQQVETIQSTQPSYPARSVSPLARVSANYAQVVRQLPRREDSSDIDEQLDFRSATSLPRGQSDTEEDNDRLQAPRSYLTPNGPTSNAGIRDYISQRSVGAVDVPSSPDSQNSSQRFDALRTRNAAVRRPMSPETDF from the exons ATGATTCGACCAGCATCCTTGATGAGAGCGAACGAGGAGTCGCAACCGCGCATCGAAGCTCGCGCCAGTAACATTGAGCAAG ATTCCATCGATTGCGGTGTGACGGCATGCTCCTGCTGCAATGGCCCCGGCTGCTTGCGGATGGGTACCTCGACCATGTTCATTGTCGCCCTCTCGATCGTAACGTTCGTGAGCGGCGGTATCGAGGGTTACTTCCGGCTAGCAGCACACCAGGCCGCCATCGAGCTAAGCTTTGATCCGATCGTGCTCGATTGGTTGCTGGTGACGGCCGGCATTGCCCAGGGTGTGTTTGCACTGCTGGTCAGTTACTGGGGCAACCGACTGCACCGCATATCCTGGCTCGGGGGCATTTTCATGCTACAGGCCGTTACGCTCATCGTGCTGATCATACCGACCCTAACGCACAA TTCTGATGAGAACAGTACCATCGAGGCGCCACAAATGGATAAACTCTGCCGCTTGGAGGAGTCAGCAAAGCTGGTGACGGATCAACCGTACGCCATTACGACACTCGTGCTCATGTTCATCGCTCAGCTTCTGATTGGCATATCGAATGTGGCCATCTACTCCCTCGGTATCAGCTATCTGGACGACAATGTTCGCGAGCATCACAGCCCGGGTTTGATTG GTTGTGCCATCGGTGCACGTATCTGGGGCACGCAGTTGGGACTGGCCGTCGGTTTGATTGTCGGTGCAACCGAGCTTAGCTGGTGGCTTGGATGGACCATCCTTGCGCCGATCACGTTTCTGGCTGGTTTTGCGATTTCGCTCTTCCCAAAGCGACTGCTTGCGACGATGGTGCGCCAGGCGGCCGACGATATTATCGAGACGGCCACGAGTAATAGCGCCCAGTCACTCACCACCCTACCGGACAAGTGGCTCGCGGACATTACCCTCTGGGCGACGCTGAAACGAGTGTTCTCGAACAAGATACTGGTGTGCAacgtgctggcgctggttttCATTCAAACTGGCTTGGTTAACTTCCATTCACACGAGCAGTCCTATTTGCAGTCCCGCTTCTTCCTGCCCACGTCGAACGCTGACGGCATTAACGATGAGTGGACTTCGCGGCTCATCACCAACCTGCTGAAGCCTCCGGTGGTCGCCCTGACCGTCGTCGTGGCGGCACTCGTAATTGCGAAAGTCAACCCTTCGGCAAG GAAACTGGCCGGATGGAACATCTTTGTAGGAATACTGTCCGTTGGACTGTTCATAG CATTCATATTCATCTCTTGCGAAGAGGAACAGATTGCGGGGGCATACCGGGGTCGAAAGCTGATCAAACCGTTCTGTGCCTCGAACTGCGTTTGTGCCGAAAACATCCCCTTCACACCGGTCTGCCCACAGGATAGCCGGTTTACGTACTTCTCGCCATGTCACGCCGGTTGCCAGGATCGGGAAGAGATCAACAATGTCGTCACCTACCGCAACTGCACTTGCGGTGTCGATCTCGATATCGTTTCACCGGGTGAGCTGGCGACGGAAGGGGCTTGCGGGATTGGGGACTGTCAGCAGCACTGGATCGTGTTCCAGGTGCTGACCGTGATCGTGACGATGCTGCTAGCGTCCGGACTGGTTGGTAAGGTGATCATCACATTACGATCGGTACTGCGCCAGGATAAGGCGATGGCTTTGGCCGTCGAGTTGACGTTGGTCGGGCTGGTCGTGTATCTGCCTGGGATGGTGATTTATCAGGTGGTGGCAA CGCACACGTGCCAGTTTTGGTCGAGCGATGAAAGGCAGTGCTTCCTGCACGAAACTCCAACCTTTGGTAACATCCTCAACATGATAACGGCggccttcatcatcattgggCTCATCTTCGAGATGATTGTGTTCTACTTTGTCAGCGACATGACACTGTATGGTGACGATCCGGATGATGCGTATCG ACCCGTCGAGATGCGTCGCTTTATGGCCCCAGCGCGGACACATACTCAAACTGAGCTGGTACCGCTGAATGGTGGTACCGCGGATACGATTGATCGGTCCACCGTGTCGGATACGATCGTTCAATCGGCTACACTCATCGCTGACGATGTACCGCTGCAGCAAGTGGAAACAATCCAGAGCACACAGCCTTCCTATCCAGCACGATCCGTTTCACCGCTTGCCAGGGTGTCCGCCAATTATGCCCAGGTCGTACGGCAGCTACCGAGACGGGAGGATTCCAGTGATATCGATGAACAGCTTGATTTCCGCTCAGCCACCAGTCTTCCTCGGGGACAGAGCGATACCGAAGAAGATAATGATCGCCTGCAAGCTCCGCGGTCTTACTTAACTCCTAATGGTCCCACCAGTAACGCCGGGATAAGGGATTACATTAGCCAACGGAGTGTAGGAGCGGTGGATGTGCCAAGCTCTCCGGATAGTCAGAATTCATCGCAACGTTTCGATGCACTTCGAACACGCAATGCCGCCGTACGGCGACCGATGAGTCCTGAG